A genome region from Thermomonospora amylolytica includes the following:
- a CDS encoding glycerate kinase — MVVAPDSFKGSLDAAAVCAAVEEGVRRARPDAEVLRVPMADGGEGTLDCFLGALGGTEVRLECADPLGRPVRARYGLSGDGRSAVVELAAASGLPLVAEDERDPLRADTSGTGALIADAVRRGAREVLVCLGGSATSDGGTGLLRALGVRFLDAGGRELPPGGGPLARLADIDDSGVPEAVRATRLRVACDVTNPMVGPDGAAAVFGPQKGATPEQVRELDAALGRLADVIAARFGVRVHDLPGAGAAGGACGGLVGVLGAETAPGGDLVADLVGLDAAVAGADLVITGEGRLDAQSAAGKVVSVVAGRAARAGAPVVALAGAVAGPLAELHARGLTAAFSIADGPRTLAEMTADAGRLLADAAEQAVRLRLG; from the coding sequence GTGGTGGTGGCTCCGGACTCGTTCAAGGGCAGCCTGGACGCCGCCGCGGTGTGCGCGGCGGTCGAGGAGGGCGTGCGGCGGGCGCGGCCGGACGCCGAGGTGCTGCGGGTGCCGATGGCCGACGGCGGCGAGGGCACCCTGGACTGCTTCCTCGGCGCGCTCGGCGGCACCGAGGTGCGGCTGGAGTGCGCCGATCCGCTGGGACGGCCGGTCCGCGCCCGGTACGGGCTGTCGGGGGACGGCCGGTCGGCGGTGGTGGAGCTGGCCGCCGCGTCCGGGCTGCCGCTGGTCGCCGAGGACGAACGCGACCCGCTGCGCGCCGACACCTCCGGCACCGGCGCGCTGATCGCCGACGCCGTGCGGCGGGGCGCCCGTGAGGTGCTGGTGTGCCTGGGCGGCAGCGCCACCAGCGACGGCGGCACCGGGCTGCTGCGCGCGCTGGGCGTACGGTTCCTGGACGCCGGCGGGCGGGAGCTGCCGCCCGGGGGAGGGCCGCTGGCGCGGCTGGCCGACATCGACGACTCCGGCGTGCCCGAGGCGGTCCGCGCCACGCGGCTGCGGGTCGCCTGCGACGTCACCAACCCGATGGTCGGGCCGGACGGGGCGGCGGCGGTGTTCGGCCCGCAGAAGGGCGCGACGCCCGAGCAGGTGCGGGAGCTGGACGCGGCGCTGGGGCGGCTCGCCGACGTGATCGCCGCCCGGTTCGGCGTGCGGGTGCACGACCTGCCGGGCGCCGGGGCCGCGGGCGGGGCCTGCGGCGGGCTGGTCGGCGTGCTCGGCGCCGAGACCGCCCCCGGCGGTGACCTGGTCGCCGACCTGGTGGGGCTGGACGCCGCGGTGGCCGGGGCGGACCTGGTGATCACCGGGGAGGGGCGGCTGGACGCCCAGAGCGCCGCCGGGAAGGTGGTGTCGGTGGTCGCCGGGCGGGCGGCCCGGGCCGGGGCGCCGGTGGTGGCGCTGGCCGGGGCGGTGGCCGGTCCCCTGGCGGAGCTGCACGCCCGCGGGCTGACGGCGGCGTTCAGCATCGCGGACGGGCCGCGCACGCTGGCGGAGATGACGGCGGACGCGGGCCGGCTGCTGGCCGACGCCGCCGAGCAGGCGGTGCGGCTGCGGCTGGGCTGA
- a CDS encoding SIR2 family NAD-dependent protein deacylase — MDLPDSLAAWLPQARSITVLTGAGISTDSGIPDFRGPQGVWTRDPAAAALSSIDAYLSDPAVRRRSWQARLHHPGLTARPNAGHAALVELERAGRLRAVVTQNIDGLHQAAGSGPGTVIEIHGTMHEVECLACGLRTPMRQVLRRVEQGEEDPPCPECGGIQKSATISFGQALRPDVLEAAVRAARECDLFLAVGTSLTVHPAAGLCLEAVEHGARLVIVNAEPTPYDPVADAVVREPISESLPRLVRAIAGAPIDGAS, encoded by the coding sequence ATGGACCTGCCCGACTCCCTCGCCGCCTGGCTGCCGCAGGCCCGTTCGATCACCGTGCTCACCGGCGCGGGCATCAGCACCGACAGCGGCATCCCCGACTTCCGCGGCCCGCAGGGCGTGTGGACCAGGGATCCGGCCGCCGCCGCGCTGTCCTCCATCGATGCCTACCTGTCCGACCCGGCGGTGCGGCGCCGCTCCTGGCAGGCCCGGCTGCACCATCCCGGGCTGACGGCCCGCCCCAACGCCGGGCACGCCGCCCTGGTGGAGCTGGAACGCGCCGGCCGGCTGCGCGCCGTGGTCACCCAGAACATCGACGGGCTGCACCAGGCCGCCGGGTCCGGGCCGGGCACCGTGATCGAGATCCACGGCACCATGCACGAGGTCGAGTGCCTGGCGTGCGGGCTGCGCACCCCGATGCGCCAGGTGCTGCGGCGGGTGGAACAGGGCGAGGAGGACCCGCCGTGCCCCGAGTGCGGCGGCATCCAGAAGTCGGCGACGATCTCGTTCGGGCAGGCGCTCAGGCCGGACGTGCTGGAGGCCGCGGTGCGGGCGGCGCGGGAGTGCGACCTGTTCCTGGCGGTGGGCACCTCGCTGACCGTGCACCCGGCCGCCGGACTGTGCCTGGAGGCGGTCGAGCACGGCGCCCGGCTGGTGATCGTCAACGCCGAGCCCACCCCGTACGACCCGGTCGCCGACGCGGTGGTGCGCGAGCCGATCTCTGAGTCGCTGCCCCGGCTGGTGCGGGCGATCGCCGGCGCGCCGATCGACGGTGCTTCGTGA